In one Phycisphaeraceae bacterium genomic region, the following are encoded:
- a CDS encoding flagellin, producing MSRINTNVNSLLAQRVLGNQNKSLSQSLERLSTGLRINRGADDPAGLIASEKLRSEKTSISAALSNAERADQLVNIAEGGLQEVNSLLLEVQNLVTTTASDAGLSTSEKEANQQQVDSILQTIDRIASTTSFQGTKLLNGSLDFQISSQHANVTDLSVNGAKITHGGTVTVNTVITNSAEHGSLFLSAGGTALDLTTASSTFEFELGGSKGSRNFSFSSGTTLASIATSINNFKSVTGVSAVASGNYIELKSTDFGSSDFVSFKLSNRGGQAGGLFYASAGNENIYTTTGQTAFTALSGAAAVRDTGADVSAIVNGVVARGKGKNVSVNTDALALSLDLSTTGAQTLGSFTAFNITGGGAKFSIGPTVDVNSQVRLGIGDVKSSKLGTSAVGFLGDLGSGKTYNLISGNLETGQKIVDRAIDQVSQLRSRLGSFQSQVVGSTINALGVALENTSAAESAIRDTDFASETANLTRSQILVQAAVSSVALARSAPQSVLQLLS from the coding sequence ATGAGTCGAATCAACACGAACGTCAACTCGCTGCTCGCCCAGCGCGTTCTGGGTAACCAGAACAAAAGCTTGAGCCAGTCGCTCGAGCGTCTGAGCACCGGTCTGCGGATCAACCGCGGAGCGGACGACCCCGCCGGCCTGATCGCCAGCGAAAAGCTGCGCTCGGAAAAGACCTCGATCTCGGCTGCGTTGAGCAATGCCGAGCGTGCCGATCAGCTCGTCAACATCGCTGAGGGCGGCCTGCAGGAAGTCAACAGCCTGCTGCTGGAGGTGCAGAACCTCGTGACCACCACCGCCAGCGATGCCGGCCTGAGCACCTCTGAAAAAGAGGCCAATCAACAGCAGGTCGATTCGATCCTTCAGACGATCGACCGGATCGCCTCGACCACGAGCTTCCAGGGCACCAAGCTGCTCAACGGCTCACTGGATTTCCAGATTTCAAGTCAGCACGCCAACGTGACCGACCTGTCGGTCAACGGCGCGAAGATCACGCATGGCGGGACGGTCACGGTCAACACCGTGATCACCAACTCGGCAGAGCACGGCTCGCTGTTCCTCTCGGCGGGCGGCACGGCTCTGGACCTGACCACCGCCAGCTCTACTTTTGAGTTCGAGCTTGGTGGTTCCAAGGGCAGCCGTAACTTCAGCTTCTCCTCGGGTACCACGCTGGCGAGCATCGCCACGAGCATCAACAACTTCAAGTCGGTTACCGGCGTGTCGGCGGTCGCCAGCGGTAACTACATCGAGCTGAAGTCCACGGACTTCGGCTCAAGCGATTTCGTCTCGTTCAAGCTCTCCAATCGCGGCGGGCAGGCGGGCGGCCTCTTTTACGCTTCCGCGGGTAACGAAAACATCTACACCACTACCGGTCAGACCGCTTTCACCGCGCTTTCGGGGGCAGCGGCGGTTCGTGACACCGGTGCGGATGTCAGCGCCATCGTCAACGGCGTCGTAGCTCGCGGCAAAGGTAAGAACGTCAGCGTCAACACCGACGCCCTGGCGCTCTCCCTCGACCTGAGCACCACAGGCGCTCAGACGCTCGGATCCTTCACCGCGTTCAACATCACCGGCGGCGGTGCCAAGTTCAGCATCGGTCCGACCGTCGATGTCAACAGCCAGGTCCGCCTGGGTATCGGTGACGTCAAGTCCAGCAAGCTGGGCACCAGTGCCGTCGGCTTCCTGGGTGATCTGGGATCCGGTAAGACCTATAACCTGATCAGCGGTAACCTCGAAACCGGCCAGAAGATCGTGGATCGCGCGATCGACCAGGTTTCACAGCTCCGCAGCCGACTGGGTTCCTTCCAGTCACAGGTGGTCGGTTCAACGATCAATGCGTTAGGCGTGGCTCTGGAGAACACCAGCGCTGCTGAGAGCGCCATCCGTGACACGGACTTCGCCAGCGAGACCGCGAACCTGACCCGTTCGCAGATCCTGGTGCAGGCTGCGGTGTCATCCGTGGCCTTGGCACGTTCGGCTCCCCAGAGCGTGCTTCAACTGCTCAGCTAA
- a CDS encoding class I SAM-dependent methyltransferase: protein MTTSTIPTAARHSAPKWVVKRLQGGVVILRSPSAGEPEPADWISVLSGFLHSSPGVVCVAAKRLDPSGMVFSMGEFVVHPKGFHHHGAGVDGRCWRFVEEADVAAGGVMAMDEAAFDAAGGEAALGGALGAIHLGLKLRQQGGRCLIVPQAAVVDTVTPEPSDEESHRFRDTWGFDWKAADLDEVRAAHPRSGLLWNARFHAPGMPFEKYRDRGALVWESYQKADVFRKRAHHLANLAKQVCPPGAGVLLDIGSGDGFFCHLFAQQGVEILGVDPEPLGVEQAQLQTSKHTYPGKAPRFKVGRGTELPVPDASVAGVSLMDVIEHLPNPVAVLREVARVLRPGGKFMCVTPSWQFGGSSDAVYHLTEYTMQELVRQIGAIPGLTVVNTGGIGGVYRDIIVIAEKR from the coding sequence ATGACCACATCGACCATACCGACTGCTGCCCGACACTCTGCGCCTAAATGGGTGGTGAAGCGACTTCAGGGAGGCGTCGTGATTTTGCGATCGCCGTCGGCTGGTGAACCGGAGCCTGCCGACTGGATTTCGGTACTCAGCGGCTTTTTACACAGTTCACCGGGGGTGGTTTGTGTCGCTGCGAAACGGCTTGATCCAAGCGGGATGGTGTTTTCAATGGGTGAGTTTGTCGTGCATCCCAAAGGGTTTCATCATCACGGCGCGGGAGTCGATGGCCGGTGCTGGCGTTTTGTCGAGGAGGCAGACGTGGCGGCTGGCGGTGTGATGGCGATGGACGAAGCTGCATTCGATGCGGCGGGCGGCGAGGCTGCACTGGGTGGCGCACTGGGTGCGATCCATCTTGGTCTCAAGCTGCGTCAGCAGGGCGGGCGTTGTCTGATTGTGCCGCAGGCCGCAGTGGTGGATACCGTGACACCTGAGCCGTCCGACGAAGAATCACACCGTTTCCGCGACACATGGGGCTTTGATTGGAAAGCGGCGGACCTCGACGAAGTGCGGGCAGCACATCCGCGATCAGGTCTGCTCTGGAATGCGAGATTTCACGCACCGGGCATGCCGTTTGAAAAATACCGCGACCGCGGTGCTCTGGTCTGGGAGAGCTATCAGAAGGCGGACGTGTTCCGCAAACGCGCTCATCATCTGGCGAACCTTGCGAAACAGGTCTGCCCGCCCGGTGCAGGCGTACTGTTGGACATCGGCAGCGGGGACGGATTTTTCTGTCATCTCTTTGCCCAGCAGGGAGTCGAGATTCTGGGAGTTGATCCCGAACCGCTGGGAGTCGAGCAGGCGCAACTCCAAACCAGCAAACACACCTACCCCGGTAAGGCTCCGAGGTTCAAGGTTGGTCGCGGTACCGAGTTACCCGTGCCCGACGCTTCGGTTGCCGGCGTGTCGCTGATGGATGTGATCGAGCATCTGCCTAACCCGGTCGCGGTGCTGCGCGAGGTTGCACGGGTGCTCCGTCCGGGCGGGAAGTTCATGTGCGTCACGCCCTCATGGCAGTTCGGCGGCTCATCCGATGCGGTCTATCACCTCACCGAATACACCATGCAGGAACTCGTCCGGCAGATCGGCGCAATTCCGGGTCTGACCGTTGTGAACACAGGCGGCATCGGCGGCGTTTACCGCGACATCATCGTCATCGCGGAAAAACGCTAG
- the asnB gene encoding asparagine synthase (glutamine-hydrolyzing) produces the protein MCGIFGVVLRDSRRQLHAARVVAARDTLRHRGPDEQGLWIPPAGGVALAHQRLKVLDLTHGQQPMVSPDQRYGLVYNGEIYNFRKLQEHYRAAGLTLTTQCDTEVVLQSLIHDGPGAIEQWNGMFALGFWDTAARSLLLVRDRLGKKPLYWFADDELFVFASELKAILEYLGRKFPVDAVALDQYFARGYILSPRTIFQGIAKLPAGHTLTLDAGAWTWASKPYWDFVPTPVPTDPGEVLDHLDDLLTDAVRMRMVSDVPIGCLLSGGIDSSLITALTAKVSGEKGERVKAFSIGFDESPDHNELPYAQMVAQRHNCEWFTRAVRGGDFMAMVDDAAQFHDEPFGNFTMFSMRKLAQMAREQLVVVLTGQGGDELAAGYPGRYNWIIDQPAAARSGSRRYAAAFDDLFTYLRASSFVAWPRGREVIFSDEMRDAIRAGGPPAADLLPFWNRHLTRVGRLNNVLYTDVKTNLADYLICLEERMTMSCSLEARNPLLDYRVVNFLLSLPESMKIHDIPGSPEGRRNKWVLLELARRYVPAEAIDRPKKGFTPPLGLWISQNADRMAQLFNQTDGQTRSIYSSAWREYLRGGQYESNTLMPVFYSLMLAAWVKRYGQYVSQWPGGTPSAMGSISLDVSAAAQGDHWQAALRTQDPIALQEARWFCQAMGNFAANTRLRINGDDDGWFTFLARGSQMRIAASHEEADALVLLGAGAAESFDARDLKADDWVLWFVPFEASQANDVKTLLSQAGDAGITLKGVQAVPTGPAHGVLIARGQVGAVSLTPAP, from the coding sequence ATGTGCGGGATCTTCGGCGTCGTCTTGCGTGACTCCCGGCGGCAACTCCATGCCGCACGTGTCGTCGCCGCCCGTGACACGCTCCGCCACCGCGGACCTGACGAACAAGGCCTGTGGATACCCCCCGCCGGCGGCGTCGCTCTGGCCCATCAACGACTCAAAGTGCTCGATCTGACTCACGGCCAGCAACCGATGGTTTCGCCCGATCAACGCTACGGACTGGTTTACAACGGCGAGATCTACAACTTCCGAAAACTCCAGGAGCACTACCGTGCTGCGGGGCTGACTCTGACGACCCAATGTGACACCGAGGTCGTCCTGCAATCGCTCATCCATGATGGACCCGGCGCGATCGAACAGTGGAACGGCATGTTCGCCCTGGGATTCTGGGACACTGCTGCGCGGTCGCTCCTGCTCGTGCGCGACCGGCTGGGGAAGAAGCCGCTTTACTGGTTCGCTGACGATGAGCTTTTTGTTTTCGCCAGCGAGTTGAAGGCGATCCTTGAATATCTGGGTCGAAAGTTTCCCGTCGATGCTGTCGCGTTGGATCAATACTTCGCCCGCGGCTACATCCTCTCGCCACGCACGATTTTTCAAGGCATCGCAAAATTACCCGCCGGTCATACATTGACGCTCGATGCGGGTGCATGGACATGGGCGAGCAAACCCTACTGGGATTTTGTTCCCACCCCGGTGCCGACCGATCCCGGCGAAGTTCTTGACCATCTCGACGATCTGCTCACCGACGCGGTTCGGATGCGCATGGTCAGCGATGTGCCGATCGGTTGCCTGCTCAGCGGCGGTATCGACTCCTCACTTATCACCGCATTGACGGCGAAAGTCAGCGGCGAAAAGGGTGAGCGCGTCAAGGCATTTTCCATCGGCTTTGACGAATCGCCGGACCACAACGAGCTGCCTTACGCCCAGATGGTTGCGCAGCGTCACAACTGCGAGTGGTTCACCCGCGCTGTCCGAGGCGGGGATTTCATGGCCATGGTGGATGATGCCGCACAGTTCCACGATGAGCCGTTCGGTAATTTCACCATGTTTTCCATGCGGAAACTCGCACAAATGGCCCGCGAGCAACTCGTGGTCGTGCTCACTGGTCAGGGCGGTGATGAACTGGCGGCGGGCTATCCGGGGCGCTACAACTGGATCATCGATCAACCCGCAGCAGCGCGGTCCGGGTCGCGGCGCTACGCTGCTGCGTTTGACGATCTGTTCACCTATCTGCGGGCGAGCAGCTTTGTCGCCTGGCCTCGCGGACGGGAGGTCATCTTTTCTGATGAGATGCGTGACGCGATCCGCGCGGGAGGCCCGCCGGCAGCGGACCTGCTCCCCTTCTGGAATCGTCATCTCACCCGTGTCGGGCGACTCAACAACGTGCTCTACACCGATGTGAAAACCAACCTTGCAGACTATCTCATCTGCCTCGAAGAACGCATGACGATGTCGTGCAGCCTCGAAGCGCGCAATCCGCTGCTCGACTATCGCGTCGTCAATTTCCTGCTGTCACTGCCGGAGTCGATGAAGATTCACGACATTCCCGGAAGCCCTGAGGGACGACGGAATAAATGGGTTTTGCTGGAGCTGGCGAGGCGATATGTGCCTGCCGAGGCGATCGACCGACCGAAAAAGGGATTCACCCCACCGCTGGGTCTCTGGATTTCGCAGAACGCCGACCGCATGGCGCAACTCTTTAACCAGACCGACGGGCAAACCCGTTCCATCTACTCCTCCGCGTGGCGCGAGTATCTGCGGGGCGGGCAGTACGAATCGAACACACTCATGCCCGTGTTTTACAGCCTCATGCTCGCAGCATGGGTCAAACGCTACGGCCAATACGTCTCGCAGTGGCCCGGCGGCACGCCGTCGGCGATGGGTTCGATTTCACTCGACGTTTCCGCGGCTGCGCAGGGCGACCACTGGCAGGCAGCTCTTCGCACGCAGGATCCGATCGCCCTGCAGGAAGCGCGGTGGTTCTGTCAGGCAATGGGTAACTTTGCAGCCAATACACGACTGCGAATCAATGGCGATGACGACGGCTGGTTTACCTTCCTCGCGCGCGGGTCACAGATGCGCATCGCGGCCAGCCACGAAGAAGCAGATGCGCTCGTGCTGCTGGGCGCGGGCGCAGCTGAGTCGTTCGATGCCCGCGACCTCAAAGCGGACGATTGGGTTCTGTGGTTTGTACCCTTCGAGGCATCACAAGCCAACGATGTAAAAACGCTCCTCAGTCAGGCTGGCGACGCGGGAATCACTCTCAAGGGTGTGCAGGCGGTCCCGACAGGGCCGGCGCATGGAGTGCTCATCGCCCGTGGTCAGGTCGGTGCAGTCAGTTTGACGCCTGCGCCCTGA
- a CDS encoding flagellin gives MSRINTNVSSLLAQRILGQQNILQTKSLERLSTGLAINRGADNPAGLIASEKLRSEKTAIGAAINNAERADQVVNIAEGGLQEINGLLLEVQNLVGQSANAAGLSNEERQANQLQIDSILQTIDRIASTTSFEGVKLLNGTYDFNITGQSVKVQDFQINASKLEYGQTRAVQVVVTNSAEHGSLFLSAGGSSLDLTAATDTFEFELAGAKGSRQFSFASGTTLGAIASAVNTFKSVTGVSAVASGNYIELKSDEYGSDQFVSFKLTNRGGQAGAVFFASAGNENTYTTASQTAFSSLTNAVKDAGSDLGATINGISATSKGRTTRINTDFLDLSVTLSGGASQVLGAFTAFTITGGGAKFNLGPNVDILNQVSIGVKNVTTRNLGDTTNGYLSTIGSGQSQNVVDGNLEKAQKVVNKAIDQISSLRGRLGAFQKNVVGATIRSLGVSLENTSAAESSIRDTDFAAETAQLTRSQILVSAATNVLQLANSSPQSVLQLLRG, from the coding sequence ATGAGTCGCATCAACACTAACGTCAGCTCGTTGCTCGCCCAGCGCATTCTGGGCCAGCAGAACATTCTCCAGACCAAGTCTCTGGAGCGTCTGAGCACCGGCTTGGCGATCAACCGCGGGGCCGATAACCCCGCCGGCCTCATCGCCAGCGAAAAGCTTCGCTCGGAAAAGACCGCCATCGGCGCCGCGATCAACAACGCGGAACGTGCCGACCAGGTCGTCAACATCGCCGAGGGTGGCTTGCAGGAAATCAACGGCCTGCTGCTGGAGGTCCAGAACCTCGTCGGCCAGTCCGCCAACGCGGCCGGCCTCTCCAACGAGGAACGTCAGGCCAACCAGTTGCAGATCGATTCGATTCTGCAGACCATCGACCGCATCGCTTCGACCACGAGCTTTGAGGGCGTCAAGCTCCTCAACGGCACGTATGACTTCAACATCACCGGTCAGAGCGTAAAGGTCCAGGACTTCCAGATCAATGCCTCGAAGCTCGAATACGGCCAGACCCGTGCCGTCCAGGTCGTCGTGACCAACTCGGCTGAGCACGGATCGCTGTTCCTGTCAGCGGGCGGCTCCTCGCTCGACCTGACTGCGGCGACGGACACGTTCGAGTTTGAATTGGCCGGCGCCAAAGGCTCACGCCAATTCTCCTTCGCTTCGGGTACCACGCTGGGTGCGATCGCTTCGGCGGTCAACACCTTCAAGTCAGTCACGGGCGTCTCGGCGGTCGCCAGCGGTAACTACATCGAGCTTAAGAGCGATGAGTACGGCTCAGACCAGTTCGTCTCGTTCAAACTGACCAACCGTGGCGGTCAGGCCGGTGCGGTGTTCTTCGCCTCCGCAGGCAATGAAAACACCTACACCACTGCAAGCCAGACCGCTTTCAGCTCTCTGACCAACGCGGTCAAGGATGCGGGATCCGACCTCGGTGCGACGATCAACGGCATCTCGGCGACCTCCAAGGGCCGCACGACCCGTATCAACACCGACTTCCTGGACCTCTCAGTGACCCTCAGCGGCGGCGCGTCGCAAGTCCTGGGTGCGTTCACCGCGTTCACCATCACCGGCGGCGGCGCCAAGTTCAACCTCGGCCCCAACGTCGATATCCTCAACCAGGTCAGCATCGGCGTGAAAAACGTCACGACCCGCAACCTGGGTGACACCACCAACGGCTACCTTTCGACCATCGGCTCCGGCCAGTCGCAAAACGTGGTCGATGGTAACCTCGAGAAGGCTCAGAAGGTCGTCAACAAGGCGATCGATCAGATCTCGAGTCTCCGCGGCCGCCTCGGCGCATTCCAGAAGAACGTCGTCGGTGCGACCATCCGTTCGCTGGGTGTCTCGCTGGAGAACACCAGTGCTGCCGAAAGCTCGATCCGTGATACCGACTTCGCGGCTGAAACCGCGCAGCTCACACGGTCGCAGATCCTCGTCAGCGCGGCAACGAACGTCCTCCAGTTGGCCAACAGCTCTCCCCAGAGCGTGTTGCAGTTGCTGCGAGGTTAA
- a CDS encoding glycosyltransferase, producing MRSPRVSILIPNFNNGRESSKSGQQDLLGDLLRSLRETLKADTTPFEIIAYDDGSTDDSLETLRQWALTTWPDGRPFLELIEAEHCGYLSRVANILSRKARGEILVRLDGDIVCLTPQWVTKLCAAFDQGPSRLGIIAPKQLRPDGRIHAYGDFVLHPNGYSHVGSGLPRDAVKYMLEVDHAMGCFHCMKKEVFEDVEGYDEEFLRGQTEDLGLRARLKGWRCFAVPHIEFVHFHTARMDRKTEADSDEGIDKTLKIFIRKWGFCRLAPDLDQIKRQYDGTPLLWNKRWFSKDGAVPPVKAPVPLAASQWGTYPTDQILQRRVNLRVGVLLDIIKQAGMPRRGVIVGAEEGLISHMLALRGVRLDGLDPQQVNVELARRCVLNQKYPAAQTSHQASALTGGDSSGGDETLSSDGMPRFDWISDLRRLPLSDAEIDLLVINDQLEIHPNPVGLILEAKRVLIPGGLLVIFSKRKSATGDPSNPAGEAAWEHRYQWIELLNQIQATRGWDFLVEAKGDDPSRDMIVVVRKQVPVAREPLEMPAAIEGAVSGV from the coding sequence ATGCGCTCGCCCCGCGTCTCCATCCTGATCCCCAACTTCAACAACGGGAGAGAAAGCTCCAAATCGGGCCAGCAGGATCTTCTGGGTGATCTGCTCAGGTCTTTGCGTGAGACACTCAAGGCGGACACGACGCCGTTTGAGATCATCGCTTATGACGACGGCTCGACAGATGACAGCCTGGAGACGCTTCGTCAGTGGGCGCTGACGACCTGGCCGGACGGACGGCCTTTTCTGGAACTCATCGAAGCGGAACATTGCGGATACCTTTCCCGCGTGGCGAATATTCTCTCACGCAAGGCCCGCGGCGAGATTCTCGTCCGGCTCGACGGCGACATCGTGTGTCTGACTCCGCAATGGGTGACGAAGCTCTGTGCAGCCTTTGATCAAGGTCCGTCACGGCTGGGGATCATCGCGCCCAAACAGCTTCGACCGGACGGGCGGATTCATGCCTACGGCGACTTTGTTCTCCATCCCAATGGTTATTCGCATGTCGGTTCGGGCTTGCCGCGTGATGCGGTGAAATACATGCTTGAGGTGGATCATGCGATGGGTTGCTTTCATTGCATGAAAAAAGAGGTCTTTGAGGACGTTGAAGGCTACGACGAGGAATTTTTACGCGGACAGACAGAAGACCTGGGATTGCGGGCAAGGCTCAAGGGCTGGCGGTGCTTTGCCGTGCCGCACATCGAGTTTGTTCACTTCCATACCGCCCGCATGGACCGGAAGACCGAGGCTGACTCGGACGAAGGCATCGACAAGACGCTCAAAATCTTTATCAGGAAATGGGGATTCTGTCGGCTGGCTCCCGATCTGGATCAGATCAAGCGGCAATACGACGGCACGCCCCTGCTGTGGAACAAGCGGTGGTTCAGCAAGGATGGCGCAGTCCCACCCGTCAAAGCCCCCGTGCCGCTTGCGGCCAGTCAATGGGGCACCTACCCCACCGATCAGATTCTCCAGCGGAGGGTCAATCTTCGCGTCGGAGTCCTGCTGGACATCATCAAACAAGCAGGCATGCCTAGACGCGGAGTAATCGTCGGTGCGGAAGAGGGGCTGATTTCACACATGCTCGCGCTGCGCGGCGTACGACTGGATGGCCTCGATCCACAACAGGTGAATGTTGAACTGGCTCGGCGATGCGTGCTGAATCAGAAATATCCGGCAGCGCAGACCTCCCACCAAGCCTCGGCACTCACTGGCGGGGACTCATCAGGCGGAGACGAGACACTCAGCAGTGACGGGATGCCGAGGTTTGATTGGATCTCCGATCTGCGCCGACTTCCGCTGAGTGATGCGGAGATCGATTTGCTGGTCATCAACGATCAATTGGAGATTCATCCGAACCCGGTTGGTCTCATTCTTGAGGCCAAGCGTGTGCTGATCCCCGGCGGCTTGCTGGTGATTTTCTCAAAACGGAAATCCGCGACGGGTGACCCATCCAATCCAGCGGGTGAGGCAGCGTGGGAGCATCGTTACCAGTGGATCGAACTGCTCAACCAGATCCAGGCGACACGCGGTTGGGATTTTCTCGTCGAAGCCAAAGGCGACGATCCGTCGCGCGACATGATCGTGGTGGTCCGCAAACAGGTTCCTGTCGCGCGGGAGCCGCTGGAAATGCCTGCGGCGATTGAAGGGGCTGTTTCAGGGGTGTAA